CCGGGCGACGATCTCCGGGATGCAGGTGAAAGGGGCCAGTTGGACCAGGCCGTCGAAGCCCCGCTTGGCGAAAAGGACGGCGTTCCCCACCGACTCCTGGCCGTGGCCGCCGATGGCCGCTCCAAGATAGGGCCCGGCGGCCTCCTTGGCCCTGTTGCCGACCTCGGTGACGACGTTCTCGGCCGTCCAGCCGGAGAGGGTGATCGACGGCTGCACCTCGGCCCCCATCTCCCCAAGCATCTTCTCGATGTCCAGGTTGGAGGCCGGTTCGAGGACGACGTAGATCTCGCCGACGAGGCCGATCCGAAGGACCGGCCGCTCGGGGTCGCGGGCGACGGCCTGGAAGGCCTCCAAGCCGCGCCGGCGGGCCGCCTCGATATCCTCAAGGGTCTCGGCGGCGTCCAGGGTCTTGATGGCCCCATCATAGGCGGCCTCGGCACTTCCCCGCCGGAGCTCGCGCGGGCGGAGCCGGCGCAATTCCGCTCCGAACTGATCGATGGCGGCGATCTTCTTCAGCACCTGCCTGACCAAGCGGACGATGCGGGGGATGGAGGCCCGGTTCCGGTTGAGCCGGCGGACGTTCCGCAGGAGACCGAGCGGATCGCGGGCGATCGGTTCGAGGACCACCAGGTCGAAGGCGTAGCCCTTGCGCCGCAGGATGTCCGCCTGCACCTGGGCGTAGTGACCGGCCCTACAGGGGCCGACCCCGCCGGTGGTGACCAGGACCTCCGCCCCCTGCTCGAGGGCCTCGATGTAGGTTCCGAGGGTGATCTTGAAGGGCACGCAGAAGAACTCCGGCGCGTTCTTGAAGCCCAGCGAAAGCGTGTCCTGGGTGGGCCGGTCGGGGACGACGACCTCCCACCCCAGGCGGGAGAAGAGGTGCCGGAAGGCCGGGGAGTACGGGCCCATGTGGGCGAAGCCGAGCTTAGTCAGGAGTGGTCGCCACCCTTCGGCGGAGCATGTCGACGAAGGCCTCGAGGCGGGTGATGTAGCCCGCCTCTCCGCTCTGCTCGTCCAGGGTGATGTTGAGGTAGGGGCACCGCTTCCGCTCCCCCTCCAGCTCGAGCACCTTGTCGACGAGGGCGTCGGGGCCGCAGGCGAAGGCGGTCACGTGGACCACGCCGTCGACCTCCGCGCGGCCGGGGCCGAGGAAGTGATAGCCGGAGCGAGCGACCAGGTCGCTGTAGCGCCAGAAGGGCCGCTTCGGGAAGAACGGGTTCTGACGGCGAAGGACCCGCTCCGGGACCGTCTCGATGGTCCTATAGTCGACGTTGAGGGACCGCAGCTTGTCGAGGAGCCCGAGGTTGGCGTACTCATCGAAGATCAAGTACGGGTAGCCGAGGAGGGCGATGCGGACGGGGGGGCCGACGGGTGGAGCACCGCCGGCGGCTCTGTGGGCGTCCGGACGGGTGGGCGGCTTGGCCCCCTCGGGAAGACCCCCGCCGGTCAGCCTCGCCCAATACTTACGCTGCGTCCGGGAGGCCGAGAAGAAGGCTCGGACGATGGCCCGACCGCGCGCCCCCAGGCGCCGCCCCAGCCACCAGCAGGACCGCCACAGAAAGAGCGGGCCGGTCCGGCGGTCGATGGCCACGTCCAACAGTGGCGGCAGTTTCAGGCCGCTGTGCCGGACGAGGTCGGGCAGGCCGAGGAACTTCGGGCAGAAGACCCGGTTGCCCTGCACAGACATGAGTCTCGGGACAAACAGGTAATCGACCCGGTCGGCCAGGTCGATGAGGTGACCGAAGTAAAGTTTGATCGGCAGGCAGGCCTCGCTGACGCAGGCGGTCACCCCGGCGTCCAAGGTCTTCCGGGTGGTCAGCCGGGAGGCCACGACCTCAGCCCCCAGTCCGGTGAAAAAGGTCCGCCAGAACGGCGCGTAGGTGAAGTACCACAACGTCCTGGGAATGCCGATGCGCAACGCTCATCCCCCCAAGGCCGCGGCGACGGTCGTTCCGGGCCGTCGCGGTCTGTCGGTCCCCGACCGAAGTCGGTCGCCCCGGTCAGAGCAGAACCGAGGCTCGGTCGACGATCTTGGTCGCCAGGGCGGCCAGCTGACGACGTTCCTCTCGGGTCAGGTCGGCCAGCAGGTCGGTCATCCTT
The window above is part of the Bacillota bacterium genome. Proteins encoded here:
- a CDS encoding CoA protein activase, translated to MGPYSPAFRHLFSRLGWEVVVPDRPTQDTLSLGFKNAPEFFCVPFKITLGTYIEALEQGAEVLVTTGGVGPCRAGHYAQVQADILRRKGYAFDLVVLEPIARDPLGLLRNVRRLNRNRASIPRIVRLVRQVLKKIAAIDQFGAELRRLRPRELRRGSAEAAYDGAIKTLDAAETLEDIEAARRRGLEAFQAVARDPERPVLRIGLVGEIYVVLEPASNLDIEKMLGEMGAEVQPSITLSGWTAENVVTEVGNRAKEAAGPYLGAAIGGHGQESVGNAVLFAKRGFDGLVQLAPFTCIPEIVARGILPAVSRDLDLPVLSFFLDEQTGEAGVRTRCEAFVDMLWQRRRGKEGVA
- a CDS encoding acyl-CoA dehydratase activase-related protein; amino-acid sequence: MRIGIPRTLWYFTYAPFWRTFFTGLGAEVVASRLTTRKTLDAGVTACVSEACLPIKLYFGHLIDLADRVDYLFVPRLMSVQGNRVFCPKFLGLPDLVRHSGLKLPPLLDVAIDRRTGPLFLWRSCWWLGRRLGARGRAIVRAFFSASRTQRKYWARLTGGGLPEGAKPPTRPDAHRAAGGAPPVGPPVRIALLGYPYLIFDEYANLGLLDKLRSLNVDYRTIETVPERVLRRQNPFFPKRPFWRYSDLVARSGYHFLGPGRAEVDGVVHVTAFACGPDALVDKVLELEGERKRCPYLNITLDEQSGEAGYITRLEAFVDMLRRRVATTPD